From a region of the Helianthus annuus cultivar XRQ/B chromosome 5, HanXRQr2.0-SUNRISE, whole genome shotgun sequence genome:
- the LOC110939886 gene encoding delta(12)-fatty-acid desaturase FAD2, translating to MGSGGRATERNNSSDEAVKRAPSSKPPFTLGDIKKAIPPHCFNRSLLRSSSYLFVDLFFSFLFYYIAATYIIPLQTPLSYVAWPVYWILQGSVQMGLWVIGHECGHQAFSDYPWLNDTIGYCLHTGMLAPYFSWKYSHRRHHSNTASLENDESFVPKKKSNVNSFAKLLNTPPGRLIRLVILCTIGWLLYVCFNVSGRKYEKFANHFDPKSPIYSDRERLQILLTDVGLVVTSYGLYKVAMAQGFTWLVLVYFAPLVIVYGFLVVITWLHHTHRSLPHYDSTEWNWLRGALSTIDRDYGVLNTVLHHITDTHVAHHLFFTIPHYNAMEATKAIKPILGEYYQFDDTPIIKAMWREATECFFVEADEGDNNSGVYWFNNKM from the coding sequence ATGGGTTCAGGTGGCCGTGCGACGGAGCGAAACAACTCCAGCGATGAAGCTGTTAAGCGCGCCCCGTCCTCCAAACCACCATTCACTCTTGGTGACATAAAAAAAGCCATACCACCACACTGTTTCAATCGATCCCTGCTCCGATCTTCATCCTACCTTTTCGTCGATCTCTTTTTTTCCTTCTTGTTTTATTACATTGCTGCCACATACATCATCCCCCTTCAGACCCCCTTATCATATGTCGCATGGCCGGTCTATTGGATCCTGCAAGGTAGTGTCCAGATGGGGTTGTGGGTTATTGGCCATGAGTGTGGCCACCAAGCTTTTAGTGACTACCCATGGTTAAATGACACCATCGGTTACTGTCTACATACCGGTATGCTTGCTCCTTATTTCTCTTGGAAATACAGTCACCGTCGCCATCATTCCAACACTGCTTCACTAGAGAACGACGAGTCTTTCGTCCCAAAAAAGAAATCTAACGTAAATTCTTTCGCCAAACTACTCAACACTCCTCCAGGCCGTCTCATTCGGCTTGTGATATTATGCACCATAGGCTGGCTCTTGTATGTTTGTTTCAATGTTTCTGGGCGAAAATATGAGAAATTCGCTAACCATTTTGATCCAAAGAGTCCTATTTATAGCGATCGTGAGCGGCTCCAAATACTTCTAACTGATGTTGGTCTTGTTGTTACAAGCTATGGGCTGTACAAAGTGGCTATGGCACAAGGGTTCACATGGCTAGTGTTGGTCTACTTTGCACCTTTGGTTATTGTTTACGGGTTTTTGGTGGTCATCACTTGGTTACACCACACTCACCGGTCACTACCGCACTATGATTCCACCGAGTGGAACTGGCTGAGAGGAGCATTGTCGACAATCGATAGAGATTACGGTGTTTTGAACACGGTTCTTCATCACATCACCGATACACATGTTGCTCACCATTTGTTCTTCACTATTCCTCATTATAATGCAATGGAGGCCACAAAAGCAATCAAACCAATCTTGGGTGAGTACTATCAGTTTGATGACACCCCAATAATCAAAGCTATGTGGAGAGAAGCTACCGAGTGCTTTTTTGTTGAGGCTGATGAAGGTGACAACAACAGTGGTGTCTATTGGTTCAACAATAAGATGTGA